The uncultured Hyphomonas sp. genome includes a region encoding these proteins:
- a CDS encoding carbonic anhydrase produces MKSIEELIEGYRRFRGGVYSEQAALYRELGEGQSPAIMLIACADSRAEPSDIFSAAPGQLFVVRNVANLVPPYMPDGKLHGVSSALEYAVNVLKVQHIVVMGHGGCGGVAASLAGGDNPLIGEFVTPWVSLLDEARDRVLESGSINPQFSLELEGIETSLKNLMSFPFVEKAVSAGDLELHGAWFAIKHGELHWRNAKTGRFEVVDR; encoded by the coding sequence ATGAAATCGATTGAAGAGCTGATTGAAGGCTACCGGCGCTTCCGTGGCGGCGTTTATTCCGAGCAGGCCGCGCTTTACCGCGAACTTGGCGAGGGCCAGAGCCCTGCCATCATGCTGATCGCTTGTGCCGACAGCCGCGCAGAGCCTTCGGACATTTTCTCGGCAGCGCCGGGGCAGCTGTTTGTCGTGCGCAATGTGGCGAATCTCGTGCCGCCTTACATGCCGGATGGAAAGCTTCACGGGGTCAGCTCGGCGCTCGAATATGCGGTGAATGTGCTGAAGGTACAGCATATCGTGGTGATGGGACATGGCGGCTGCGGCGGCGTGGCTGCCTCGCTTGCCGGCGGCGACAATCCGCTGATCGGCGAATTCGTGACGCCGTGGGTCTCCCTGCTCGATGAAGCCCGGGACCGGGTGCTGGAATCGGGTTCGATCAATCCGCAATTCTCGCTGGAACTGGAAGGGATCGAAACCTCCCTGAAGAATCTGATGAGCTTTCCCTTCGTGGAAAAAGCCGTCAGTGCGGGCGATCTGGAGCTGCATGGGGCATGGTTTGCCATCAAGCATGGCGAGCTGCACTGGCGGAACGCGAAGACCGGCCGGTTCGAAGTGGTCGACCGCTGA
- a CDS encoding LysE family translocator, which translates to MDLSVWIALVALFIAGGLTPGPAVMLVMSTSLRYRAPTALIPALGVAAANLIWISLAAGGIAAFAAQFPVLLNGLKVAGICFIAWLAWSLAMADPSSPHASAKDAPPRGKLFARGVGLQVLNPNALVFFGLLLPSYFDMTHPVVPQTLIMMATITVCEMTGLTLYAWLADGMNHHFESPGFTRWFNRGAAVAMLASALFASISTFAPHT; encoded by the coding sequence ATGGACCTTTCGGTCTGGATTGCCCTGGTCGCCCTGTTCATTGCGGGCGGCCTCACCCCCGGCCCGGCTGTCATGCTGGTGATGAGCACCTCGCTGCGCTATCGCGCGCCGACGGCGCTCATCCCGGCGCTTGGCGTTGCTGCCGCAAACCTGATCTGGATTTCGCTGGCCGCTGGCGGCATCGCCGCATTCGCCGCCCAATTCCCGGTTCTCCTGAACGGGCTGAAAGTGGCCGGGATCTGCTTTATCGCCTGGCTGGCCTGGTCGCTTGCCATGGCAGACCCGTCCAGCCCCCATGCCAGCGCCAAGGATGCCCCGCCGCGCGGCAAGCTGTTCGCCCGCGGCGTCGGTCTTCAGGTGCTGAACCCGAATGCGCTTGTGTTCTTCGGCCTGTTGCTGCCGTCCTATTTCGACATGACGCACCCGGTCGTGCCGCAGACCCTGATCATGATGGCCACGATCACCGTGTGCGAAATGACGGGCCTGACGCTCTATGCCTGGCTGGCCGACGGCATGAACCACCATTTCGAATCGCCGGGTTTCACCCGCTGGTTCAATCGCGGGGCGGCGGTCGCCATGCTCGCTTCAGCCCTGTTTGCGTCGATTTCGACCTTCGCGCCGCACACTTAG
- the ppa gene encoding inorganic diphosphatase: MDLSKISAGQNPPDDLNVLIEVPLGGDPIKYEIDKDSGAMFVDRYLYTEMRYPCNYGFVPHTMSLDGDPIDVMVVGNRPLVPGSVVRARPVGVLMMTDDKGQDEKILAVPHPKLTAYYDKIATYHDLPQTLCDKIAHFFTHYKDLEQGKWTRIEGWYGIEKARELITAAVERGGES, from the coding sequence ATGGACCTTTCAAAGATCAGCGCGGGCCAGAACCCGCCGGATGACCTCAACGTTCTGATCGAAGTGCCCCTCGGCGGCGACCCGATCAAATACGAGATCGACAAGGATTCCGGCGCCATGTTCGTCGACCGCTATCTCTACACCGAGATGCGCTATCCCTGTAATTACGGTTTCGTGCCCCACACGATGAGCCTCGACGGCGACCCGATCGACGTCATGGTCGTCGGCAACCGCCCTCTGGTGCCGGGCTCCGTCGTGCGCGCCCGCCCGGTTGGCGTCCTCATGATGACCGACGACAAGGGTCAGGATGAGAAAATCCTCGCCGTGCCGCATCCGAAGCTGACGGCCTACTACGACAAGATCGCGACCTATCACGACCTGCCGCAGACGCTTTGTGACAAGATCGCTCACTTCTTCACGCACTACAAAGACCTCGAACAGGGCAAATGGACCCGCATCGAGGGCTGGTACGGCATCGAGAAGGCCCGCGAACTGATCACGGCAGCCGTCGAGCGCGGCGGCGAGAGCTGA
- a CDS encoding putative quinol monooxygenase produces MIIVTGSVRTQPETEAELVALCRAHCARSRAEDGCIAHNVHTDCDDPALLVFVEYWRDMDALKAHFALKESRDFVKAARKLSAGGTPMRIFEAEEVKAEA; encoded by the coding sequence ATGATCATCGTCACCGGCAGCGTTCGCACCCAGCCTGAAACCGAGGCAGAACTTGTCGCCCTCTGCCGCGCGCATTGCGCCCGCTCGCGCGCCGAAGATGGCTGCATCGCGCACAATGTTCATACCGATTGCGATGATCCGGCCCTTCTGGTCTTCGTCGAGTACTGGCGCGACATGGACGCGCTGAAGGCCCATTTTGCCCTCAAAGAGAGCCGGGATTTCGTCAAAGCCGCCCGAAAACTCTCCGCCGGAGGAACGCCCATGCGGATCTTCGAAGCGGAAGAAGTAAAGGCAGAGGCCTAA
- a CDS encoding TIGR02466 family protein, which translates to MSLKTLFPTLVKEAALGTDAMRAELEAVCWLLEDEDTAGNDWCDEQGYDGYTSYASLDDLPERLPEFAALKELLDQQAADFAKDLHWDMAGFHLELDALWVNILGEGGSHSGHIHPGSVISGTYYVTVPDGAGTLKMEDPRLTFMMGAPQPQDDAPETARRFVYLEPKEGHALFWESWLRHEVMPNRAEEPRVSISFNYALIRD; encoded by the coding sequence ATGTCCCTCAAGACCCTGTTCCCTACCCTCGTGAAGGAAGCTGCGCTCGGCACCGATGCCATGCGCGCAGAACTGGAAGCCGTCTGCTGGCTGCTGGAAGACGAAGACACCGCCGGAAACGACTGGTGCGACGAGCAAGGCTATGACGGCTACACTTCTTATGCGTCGCTGGACGACCTGCCGGAGCGGCTCCCGGAATTTGCCGCGCTGAAAGAACTGCTCGACCAGCAGGCCGCAGACTTCGCAAAGGACCTGCACTGGGACATGGCCGGTTTCCATCTGGAGCTGGACGCCCTGTGGGTGAACATCCTGGGTGAAGGCGGCAGCCATTCCGGCCACATCCACCCCGGCAGTGTGATTTCGGGCACCTATTACGTCACCGTGCCCGACGGTGCAGGCACGCTGAAGATGGAAGACCCGCGCCTCACATTCATGATGGGCGCCCCCCAGCCGCAGGACGACGCTCCGGAAACTGCCCGCCGCTTCGTCTATCTGGAGCCAAAGGAAGGCCACGCCCTGTTCTGGGAATCCTGGCTGCGCCATGAAGTAATGCCGAACCGGGCCGAAGAGCCCCGCGTGTCGATCAGCTTCAACTACGCCCTGATCCGCGACTGA
- a CDS encoding Hsp20 family protein, which yields MSNIDLTPLYRTMVGFDRMANMIDQAARLDGSQGYPPYNIERVDENAFAIEIAVAGFTQDDLEIETKEGLLTVAGKKGDTEDASGKNYLHRGIAQRSFIRRFQLADHILVTGAKLDHGVLKIELVRELPEEKKPRKIEIGSSEAPEPKLIGKKSADAA from the coding sequence ATGTCGAATATTGATCTGACCCCCCTTTACCGCACGATGGTTGGCTTTGACCGCATGGCCAACATGATCGACCAGGCTGCCCGCCTCGACGGCTCGCAGGGCTATCCGCCTTATAATATCGAGCGTGTCGACGAAAACGCGTTCGCCATAGAGATCGCTGTTGCCGGTTTCACGCAGGACGACCTCGAGATCGAGACGAAGGAAGGCCTGCTCACGGTCGCCGGCAAGAAGGGCGATACCGAAGATGCCAGCGGCAAGAACTATCTGCACCGCGGCATTGCCCAGCGCAGCTTCATCCGCCGCTTCCAGCTGGCTGATCACATTCTCGTGACTGGCGCAAAACTGGACCATGGCGTGCTGAAAATCGAGCTCGTCCGTGAACTTCCGGAAGAGAAAAAGCCCCGCAAGATCGAGATCGGCTCCAGCGAAGCGCCGGAACCGAAACTGATCGGCAAGAAAAGCGCCGACGCGGCCTGA